The Gammaproteobacteria bacterium nucleotide sequence ACAGTCGGCCTACCGACAACTTTTCCGGTCGGCGATCGGCAAAGCTGACCTCAAAGCCCTGCGCGAGGCCACCAATAAAGGTTGGGTATTGGGAGAGGGACGTTTTCGTGAGCGGATTGAGAAATTATCAGACCGGCGTACAACACCAAAACTCAGAGGTAGACCGAAGAAGGAGGGGAAGATAAGAAGTGATTAGTTCGAGTCTGACCCTATTATAGACTGCGGGGCGCTTCAACTCCTATTTCACTTCAATCATTTGCACTGTACCGTCGGGCAGGGTTTCAACCATTTGGCCTTTGGGCTCTTCCAGAAAGAACAAAATCAGGGCGAATACAATCGCCGCGGTAATAGCGATAAAAAGAAAGAATAAATCGTAAGAAACAAGAGAGTTGACGGTTAAGAAAATGACGGCGCCGACATTACCGAAGGCGCCAGCCATGCCAGCGATTTGTCCGGTCATGCGTCGTTGTACTAATGGCACCATGGCATAGACGGCGCCGGAACCTGCTTGCGAGAAAATACCACTGACAATAGTGATGGCTACGACCATCCATACTGGCCAGGTTTTATCGACCAGGCTTAGGATGAGAAAGCTGGTAGTAATGCCGGCAAAGACAATAATGAGTGTGCGACGGCGGCCAATGGTATCGCTCAGCCAGCCGCCACCGGGTCGTGTTACAAGATTAACAAAAGGGTAAATGCCAGCCAACAGTGCGGCAGTGACTTTAGGAACGTCAAACCAGGAAACATAGAACAAGGCTAATATAGAGACTATGGCCAGCTCTGTGCCAAAGGTGACGAAATAGGCCCAATCGAGGATAGCGACTTGTTTGAATTTGTAACGATGCAGTTGCGCTACAGGTGTTTTAAGTATGTGTGCGTTAACATGCCAGATTTTTGCTAGTTGAACGAGATAGATGGCAGCCAATACAGCATAAACCAGATAGCTGTTGCTAACAGTAATTAGCCCGAGCTGTGCAGGTGACAGTTTCCAGGTCAGTAGCGCTAGCGCTAGAAACAAAGGAATATTCATAAGCATATAAAGCATTAAATCTGCTCGGCTGCTCACTTCCATTGCGCCCATTTTTTTTGATTTAAAGTAGGTCGAGCCTTTTGGTGTATCGCTGACGACGAAGTAGTAGATAACACCGTACAGAATGGCAATGATGCTGGTGATAGTCAGCGCAATACGCCAGCCGTCGTCACCAGCAAAATTGGCAGCGATGAAGGGCAGTGTTAGCGCTGCACCAGCAGAACCGAAATTACCCCAACCACCATATATGCCTTGCGCGAGGCCGGTTTGTTTGGCTGGAAACCACTCACCGATCATGCGGATACCGACAACGAAACCGGCACCAATAAAGCCAGATAGAAAACGCATAAGCGCAAGTTTTTCATAGCTATCGACCCAGGCGAAACCGATACTGATGGCACCGCCGAGCACCAAAATGCCGGTATACATGATGCGCGGGCCGAGTTTATCCACCAACATACCAACGACAATACGCGCGGGGATGGTCATGGCGACGTTAAGAATGAGCAGCACTTTTGCCTGCTGATCTGTCAGAGAAAGCGCTTCTTGGATAAAGGGCATCATCGGCCCCAAACCAAGCCAGACCACGAAGGTCATGAAAAATGCAAACCAGGTAGCGTGCAAAATTCTGATATTCGGTTTGGAGAGATCAAAAATATTGAGTTTACTGCTCAAGATTGGCGCGTCCTTTTCTTCATTGTAAAGATATTGCCTTATGGGGCAATTATCGAGCCATAACGCTATGCTATTGATAATAAAAGATAATTTCTATTATATGTTTTCATATTTGATGGTGTTTTGATCAAATACGGTGCGCCTTGTAGCAAGGGCGGAACAATAATGAGGTGTTTTTTATGCTGCCGAATACATTGGCGGCGCGTATCAGTATGTCCAGGAAGCCAGGTTTTATCTGTGCTGGGTGAGTAATCCACAGGCGTGTTTTCTCTCTGCTTCATAGCAAAGCGAGACCAACAGTATGCGCACCAAATAGGTGCAAAAGGCTGTTCTATGGTGCCAGGAATAG carries:
- a CDS encoding MFS transporter; amino-acid sequence: MTFVVWLGLGPMMPFIQEALSLTDQQAKVLLILNVAMTIPARIVVGMLVDKLGPRIMYTGILVLGGAISIGFAWVDSYEKLALMRFLSGFIGAGFVVGIRMIGEWFPAKQTGLAQGIYGGWGNFGSAGAALTLPFIAANFAGDDGWRIALTITSIIAILYGVIYYFVVSDTPKGSTYFKSKKMGAMEVSSRADLMLYMLMNIPLFLALALLTWKLSPAQLGLITVSNSYLVYAVLAAIYLVQLAKIWHVNAHILKTPVAQLHRYKFKQVAILDWAYFVTFGTELAIVSILALFYVSWFDVPKVTAALLAGIYPFVNLVTRPGGGWLSDTIGRRRTLIIVFAGITTSFLILSLVDKTWPVWMVVAITIVSGIFSQAGSGAVYAMVPLVQRRMTGQIAGMAGAFGNVGAVIFLTVNSLVSYDLFFLFIAITAAIVFALILFFLEEPKGQMVETLPDGTVQMIEVK